In the genome of Prosthecobacter sp., one region contains:
- the asnB gene encoding asparagine synthase (glutamine-hydrolyzing) — translation MCGILGGLSLRKNFDQDLCRRALDLMHHRGPDAFRLEMIEEGGVMLGHQRLKILDLNDRANQPMKSACGRYLIVFNGEIFNYRELRALAPEHDWQTDGDTEVLLALFSRMGEKMLDHLNGMFAFAIYDREEKTIFAARDRFGIKPFYHAHVNGDWLFASEIPPLLLLLGESLPDLDTIKTYLATGAYEIGTSTFFLGVGRLEAGCCAHVSLEDPSSVRISRWYDVAAKASRRVVLSGDELLDELDHLLAEVVKRHLISDVPVGVNVSGGVDSSALIHYVTRFHPEIHGFTQDYEDPYSEREWVERATRGTGVNCHYVLQDAADCLARFESVMRHQGEPFGGVPVIGFAPLYECAHSLGVTVLLDGNGVDEIFLGYKKYHLADLAQKLGTAAYESALAEYMAFWQEPRASIEKSLVHARVGGGAAIDGTIPFHRESLGSALQNAEIRVPVLPALTGNAARDLAMSDLVATKIPRALRFNERISMMYSKELRVPFMDHELVEWGLALPAELLMNRRGTKAPVRELLRRKMDPTVAEAPKRTVQSPQREWLGHEWRPFVEEVLNSASFRQRGWVCPDRAKERYARYLAGDNQNSFFIWQWINLEIWARQFLD, via the coding sequence ATGTGTGGCATTCTTGGCGGGCTCAGCCTGCGAAAAAACTTTGATCAGGATCTTTGCCGTCGTGCGCTTGATCTCATGCATCACCGGGGACCGGATGCCTTTCGTCTGGAGATGATCGAGGAAGGTGGTGTCATGCTAGGCCACCAGCGCCTCAAAATCCTGGATCTCAACGACCGTGCGAACCAGCCGATGAAGTCCGCCTGCGGCAGGTATCTGATCGTTTTCAACGGCGAGATTTTTAATTACCGAGAACTGCGTGCGCTGGCACCCGAACACGACTGGCAGACGGACGGTGACACCGAGGTGCTGCTGGCGCTTTTCAGCCGGATGGGGGAAAAGATGCTCGATCATCTGAACGGCATGTTTGCCTTCGCGATTTATGATCGTGAGGAGAAGACGATCTTTGCTGCGCGTGACCGTTTCGGTATCAAGCCTTTTTACCACGCGCATGTGAATGGTGACTGGCTCTTTGCCAGCGAGATTCCTCCACTGCTGCTCCTGCTTGGAGAGTCCTTGCCTGATCTGGACACCATCAAGACCTATTTGGCCACCGGCGCTTATGAAATCGGCACCAGCACCTTCTTCCTTGGTGTGGGCCGTCTTGAGGCGGGCTGTTGCGCGCATGTGAGTCTGGAGGATCCCTCATCCGTGCGGATCAGCCGTTGGTATGATGTGGCCGCGAAGGCCTCCCGTCGCGTTGTCCTCAGCGGTGACGAATTGCTGGATGAACTGGATCATCTTCTGGCCGAGGTGGTGAAGCGTCATCTCATCAGCGACGTGCCCGTGGGGGTGAATGTTTCCGGTGGAGTGGATTCATCCGCGTTGATTCACTATGTCACGCGGTTCCATCCTGAAATCCACGGTTTCACCCAGGACTATGAAGATCCCTATAGCGAGCGGGAATGGGTGGAGCGCGCCACACGCGGCACCGGGGTGAACTGCCACTACGTCCTGCAGGATGCCGCCGACTGCCTCGCGCGCTTTGAATCGGTCATGCGGCATCAGGGTGAACCCTTCGGAGGCGTGCCGGTCATTGGCTTTGCGCCCCTGTATGAGTGTGCGCACTCGTTGGGAGTGACCGTACTGCTGGATGGCAATGGCGTGGATGAAATCTTCCTCGGCTACAAGAAATACCACCTGGCGGATCTGGCGCAGAAGCTGGGCACGGCGGCGTATGAAAGCGCGCTGGCCGAGTACATGGCCTTCTGGCAGGAGCCGCGTGCCAGCATCGAAAAAAGCCTGGTTCATGCCCGCGTCGGCGGTGGTGCGGCGATTGACGGCACGATTCCGTTTCATCGTGAATCACTCGGTTCCGCCCTGCAAAATGCCGAAATACGTGTGCCCGTCCTGCCGGCCTTGACCGGCAATGCCGCACGTGACCTGGCCATGAGTGATCTGGTGGCCACCAAGATTCCCCGCGCCCTTCGGTTCAACGAACGCATCTCCATGATGTACTCCAAGGAGCTGCGCGTGCCGTTCATGGACCACGAGTTGGTGGAGTGGGGCCTGGCTCTGCCGGCTGAGCTGTTGATGAACCGCCGGGGCACCAAGGCGCCCGTGCGCGAACTCTTGCGGCGTAAGATGGATCCCACCGTCGCCGAAGCGCCGAAGCGCACGGTGCAAAGTCCGCAGCGCGAGTGGCTGGGGCATGAGTGGCGGCCCTTCGTCGAGGAGGTGCTGAACAGCGCCTCCTTCCGTCAGCGCGGGTGGGTTTGTCCCGACCGTGCGAAGGAGCGTTATGCCCGCTATCTGGCCGGCGACAATCAGAACTCCTTCTTCATCTGGCAGTGGATCAATCTCGAAATATGGGCGCGTCAGTTTCTCGACTGA
- a CDS encoding Gfo/Idh/MocA family oxidoreductase, translating into MNLSRIKIYGAGSIGNHLANAARTLGMSVCVVDRDREALRRMREDIYPSRYGRWDDGITLHTSEDEPEGGFDLICVGTPPAAHVPLALKALKEKPKAIQVEKPLCMPDMASAAELRRLANDNGVKVFVGYDHVVGKSARQAVEMVKEGVIGDVLTLDVEFREFWGGIFAAHPWLAGPHDSYLGFWKQGGGASGEHSHALNLWQHLARSFDFGRVTQVDALMRYVTNERVDYDELCSLHLITDKGFCGRVIQDVVTQPVRKVAIIQGSKGTLTNHVNHSKAGDALILHLTGKDPVITTVAKARPDDFIEELKHIDASLNAAAPVSPLDLDFGLDTMMVVAAAHRSHATGRRMVLPTPPDYSLESLRFV; encoded by the coding sequence ATGAATTTATCTCGAATCAAAATCTACGGCGCAGGCTCCATCGGCAACCATCTGGCCAATGCGGCCCGGACACTCGGCATGAGCGTTTGCGTGGTGGACCGTGACCGCGAGGCGCTGCGCCGCATGCGGGAGGACATCTACCCCTCTCGCTATGGCCGTTGGGATGATGGCATCACACTCCACACCTCCGAGGATGAACCGGAGGGAGGATTCGACCTTATCTGCGTGGGAACCCCTCCTGCCGCGCATGTTCCACTGGCTTTGAAAGCGCTGAAGGAGAAACCCAAGGCGATCCAGGTCGAAAAACCCCTCTGCATGCCCGATATGGCCTCGGCGGCTGAACTGAGGCGGCTAGCGAATGACAATGGAGTGAAGGTGTTTGTCGGTTACGACCATGTGGTGGGCAAATCCGCCCGCCAGGCCGTCGAGATGGTGAAGGAAGGCGTCATCGGCGATGTACTCACCCTCGACGTGGAATTCCGCGAGTTTTGGGGCGGTATTTTTGCCGCACACCCGTGGCTTGCCGGACCTCACGACAGCTATCTGGGCTTCTGGAAGCAGGGGGGCGGCGCCAGTGGCGAACATTCCCACGCGCTCAATCTCTGGCAGCATCTTGCACGCAGCTTTGACTTTGGCCGTGTCACGCAGGTGGACGCCCTCATGCGCTACGTGACCAACGAGCGCGTGGACTATGATGAGCTGTGCTCGCTGCATCTGATCACCGACAAAGGCTTCTGCGGACGAGTGATTCAAGATGTTGTAACGCAGCCCGTGCGTAAGGTGGCCATCATTCAGGGCAGCAAAGGCACGCTGACGAATCATGTGAACCACAGCAAGGCGGGCGATGCGCTGATCCTGCACCTCACCGGCAAGGATCCCGTGATAACCACCGTGGCGAAGGCCCGGCCGGATGATTTCATCGAGGAACTGAAGCACATCGACGCCTCCCTGAATGCCGCAGCCCCCGTCAGTCCCCTCGACCTCGACTTTGGTCTCGACACCATGATGGTGGTTGCCGCCGCCCACCGTTCCCACGCCACAGGCCGCAGAATGGTACTGCCAACACCTCCGGATTACAGCCTGGAGTCGCTCCGATTCGTCTGA
- a CDS encoding acylneuraminate cytidylyltransferase family protein, with protein MAKPRIIGLIPARGGSKGIPGKNLRSLGGKPLLQWAFEAAKDSGVVERVMLSTDSEEIADMGRKLGIEVPFLRPAELAQDDTPMIVVLKHLIEHLRATDTLPDAIMLLQPTAPLRRAAHLKQAGELLIPEGVDSVVGVTEIPQHYAPHYAMKITPDGHLTHYLPDSAAIKRRQDVPKAYSRDGTVYLFRISTLETYNDIYGANCIPLLIPSDETLNLDTMEDWEHAERVFSRTHAA; from the coding sequence ATGGCTAAGCCGCGCATCATCGGCCTCATTCCGGCACGAGGCGGCTCCAAGGGCATCCCGGGCAAGAACCTGCGCTCCCTCGGCGGCAAGCCGCTGCTGCAATGGGCCTTCGAGGCGGCCAAGGATTCCGGCGTCGTCGAACGCGTCATGCTCTCCACCGATTCAGAGGAGATCGCGGATATGGGTCGCAAGCTCGGCATTGAAGTTCCCTTCCTGCGCCCCGCCGAACTGGCCCAGGATGACACGCCCATGATCGTGGTGCTGAAGCATCTCATCGAGCACCTGCGCGCCACCGATACGCTGCCGGACGCCATCATGCTCCTGCAACCCACCGCGCCGCTGCGTCGTGCGGCGCATTTGAAACAAGCGGGCGAACTGCTCATCCCCGAAGGCGTGGACTCCGTGGTGGGCGTGACAGAAATCCCGCAGCATTACGCGCCGCATTACGCGATGAAGATCACTCCCGACGGACATCTCACTCATTACCTGCCGGACAGCGCCGCGATCAAACGCCGTCAGGACGTTCCCAAGGCTTATTCGCGCGACGGCACGGTTTACCTCTTCCGTATTTCGACGCTGGAGACGTATAACGACATCTACGGCGCGAACTGCATTCCGCTGCTGATTCCATCGGATGAGACGCTCAATCTCGACACGATGGAAGACTGGGAGCATGCGGAACGGGTTTTCTCCCGCACGCACGCCGCCTGA
- a CDS encoding N-acetylneuraminate synthase family protein, whose amino-acid sequence MQNRFDFRGLYVLDMANNHQGQVDHGLRIIQEHGQAVAKHGVKTALKFQFRHFETFIHPAHQSGSTNKHIPRFLANALSDDDFARLTTAVREAGMLTMATPFDEESVDLIEKLDISIIKIASCSARDWPLLEKAARYNRPVIVSTGGLTLAEIDDVVSFLEHRSVDFALMHCVSVYPTPPEHLQLNQVSTLKQRHPRITVGFSTHEDPADTRPVMVAVAKGAEMLERHIGVVTDKIQLNAYSSTPDQTDAWIAAAEDARVMCGAVTRPISIASEQESLKSLKRGVFAVRDLQTGDALASDAVYFAMPMTEGQLTSEHWKPGITLLQPVVKDGAVMEGILQRPPLPPKHRLIDAIHEIKSMLNEARIFLPVDFNLEFSHHYGIENFAETGAVLIDCINREYCKKLVIQLPGQAHPNHFHKRKEETFHVLAGQLELVLEGRLRVLYPGDLYLIPQGAWHSFSSKTGVIFEEVSTTHHNDDSFYEDKLINERGRDFRKTVVKQWGRYQLDA is encoded by the coding sequence ATGCAGAACCGATTCGATTTTCGCGGCCTTTACGTCCTGGACATGGCCAACAACCACCAAGGACAGGTGGATCATGGCCTGCGCATCATCCAGGAGCACGGCCAGGCCGTGGCCAAACATGGTGTGAAGACCGCGCTGAAGTTTCAATTTCGTCATTTTGAAACCTTCATCCACCCGGCTCACCAATCCGGCTCCACGAACAAGCACATCCCGCGCTTTCTGGCCAATGCGCTGAGCGATGATGACTTTGCCCGGCTGACCACCGCCGTCCGTGAGGCCGGCATGCTCACCATGGCGACTCCGTTCGATGAAGAGTCGGTCGATCTCATCGAGAAACTCGACATCTCCATCATCAAGATCGCCAGTTGCTCCGCACGTGACTGGCCTCTGCTGGAAAAAGCCGCCCGTTACAACCGGCCCGTGATCGTCTCCACCGGCGGCCTGACCCTTGCCGAAATCGATGACGTGGTCAGTTTCCTCGAGCACCGCAGCGTGGACTTCGCCCTCATGCACTGCGTGTCGGTCTATCCCACCCCGCCGGAACATCTCCAGCTCAACCAGGTTTCCACGCTGAAGCAGCGTCATCCACGCATCACCGTCGGTTTCTCCACGCATGAAGATCCCGCAGACACGCGTCCGGTGATGGTTGCCGTGGCCAAAGGTGCGGAAATGCTGGAGCGTCACATCGGTGTCGTCACGGATAAAATCCAGCTCAATGCCTATTCCTCCACCCCGGATCAAACAGACGCCTGGATCGCCGCAGCGGAAGACGCGCGTGTCATGTGCGGCGCCGTCACACGCCCGATCTCGATCGCATCCGAACAAGAGTCCCTCAAATCACTGAAGCGCGGCGTGTTTGCCGTCCGGGATCTGCAAACCGGAGATGCGCTGGCATCCGATGCGGTTTATTTCGCCATGCCAATGACGGAAGGCCAGTTGACCAGCGAGCATTGGAAGCCCGGCATCACCCTGCTTCAGCCTGTGGTCAAAGATGGGGCGGTCATGGAGGGAATCCTCCAGCGGCCACCGTTGCCGCCGAAGCACCGCCTCATCGACGCCATCCACGAGATCAAGAGCATGCTCAATGAGGCACGCATCTTCCTTCCGGTGGACTTCAATCTCGAGTTCTCACATCACTACGGCATCGAAAACTTCGCTGAAACCGGCGCCGTGCTGATTGACTGCATCAACCGCGAGTACTGCAAGAAGCTGGTCATCCAACTGCCCGGACAGGCGCACCCCAACCACTTTCACAAACGGAAAGAAGAGACTTTCCATGTGCTGGCCGGCCAGCTCGAACTCGTGCTGGAGGGCCGTCTGCGCGTGCTCTATCCAGGTGACCTGTATCTCATTCCCCAAGGTGCCTGGCACAGCTTTTCGTCCAAAACCGGCGTCATTTTCGAGGAAGTCTCCACCACTCATCACAACGACGACTCCTTCTACGAAGACAAGCTCATCAACGAGCGCGGCCGCGACTTCCGCAAGACGGTTGTCAAGCAGTGGGGCCGCTATCAGTTGGACGCGTAG
- a CDS encoding surface carbohydrate biosynthesis protein encodes MPAFLRPIRSPALDRQQPSPSTDQTPGLAARLFHADFLQPGTKALLFPVETISRELDFKLVLAGYCARPGNQIFLGNHTDIYELGKRLRHGLYVGKNVLNVSPTRLRVCYDDLKQNHCRVIYLDEEGAIFAGGPNDWKEDMIRKFDPRWLNAEDHACAWGTFQEQLYHDLKPACDKNIALTGHPRFSLCHDRFLPLYQNEINDLKRQHGKFILVSTNFTRGNFGTGPEYFFKRYHVTPDSPLRSPLIQEFAYHQQKLAIFIRLVSRLSDSFPDHKIILRPHPSEGHAIYQAILKYIPRAEIQVHGSLTAWLRAADALIHCGCTTGIEGWLCGTYVLNYQPLHDERFERRIPNLVGERCEAEDDVIARLSTALTLEEPPHTTLTPEALALMKSLIDNVEQSTESFEKLARLVASVEDELPATTAIASLALFARRGVSERLKRAIRSRYPRFIKPWKPRNTYQHQRFPGLDPVVIDSKLAFVSELTGRPLIAKYWSSKLMSVSCG; translated from the coding sequence GTGCCAGCCTTCCTCCGGCCCATCCGCTCTCCCGCATTGGACAGACAGCAACCATCGCCATCGACCGACCAGACGCCGGGCCTCGCCGCCCGACTTTTTCATGCGGACTTTCTGCAACCCGGCACAAAAGCACTGCTGTTCCCGGTCGAAACCATCAGCCGCGAGCTGGATTTCAAGCTGGTGCTGGCCGGTTACTGCGCAAGGCCGGGAAACCAGATCTTCCTGGGCAACCACACGGACATTTACGAACTGGGCAAACGGCTGCGGCACGGCCTCTACGTCGGCAAGAACGTCCTCAATGTGTCCCCCACCCGTCTGCGGGTGTGCTACGACGACCTGAAGCAAAACCACTGCCGTGTCATTTACCTTGATGAAGAGGGGGCAATCTTTGCCGGCGGTCCCAACGACTGGAAGGAGGACATGATCCGCAAGTTTGACCCGCGCTGGCTCAACGCGGAAGACCACGCCTGCGCCTGGGGCACGTTTCAAGAGCAGCTCTACCATGATCTGAAGCCCGCCTGTGACAAAAACATCGCCCTCACGGGCCATCCACGCTTCAGCCTGTGCCATGACCGTTTTCTCCCATTGTATCAAAACGAAATCAATGATCTGAAACGCCAGCACGGGAAGTTCATTCTGGTCAGCACCAATTTCACCCGTGGAAACTTTGGTACCGGGCCGGAGTACTTCTTCAAGCGCTACCACGTCACGCCGGACTCGCCGCTGCGGTCGCCCTTGATCCAGGAGTTCGCCTACCACCAGCAGAAGCTGGCCATCTTCATCCGCCTCGTCAGCCGCCTCAGCGATAGCTTCCCTGACCACAAGATCATCCTGCGCCCACACCCCAGCGAGGGCCACGCCATCTATCAGGCCATCCTCAAATACATCCCGCGAGCGGAGATCCAGGTGCACGGCTCCCTCACCGCCTGGCTGCGCGCGGCAGACGCCCTGATCCACTGCGGCTGCACCACCGGCATCGAAGGCTGGCTGTGCGGCACCTACGTGCTCAACTACCAGCCGCTGCATGATGAACGATTCGAGCGCAGAATTCCCAACCTCGTCGGTGAACGCTGTGAGGCAGAGGACGATGTCATCGCCAGGTTGAGCACCGCCCTGACGCTCGAAGAACCTCCACACACCACTCTCACCCCCGAAGCTCTGGCACTGATGAAAAGCCTCATCGACAATGTGGAGCAGTCCACGGAGAGCTTTGAAAAGCTCGCCCGCCTCGTGGCCAGTGTTGAAGACGAACTGCCTGCGACCACGGCCATCGCATCGCTCGCTTTATTCGCGAGACGCGGGGTGTCCGAGAGGTTAAAGCGGGCCATCCGTTCCCGTTATCCACGATTCATCAAACCTTGGAAACCGCGCAACACCTACCAGCACCAGCGCTTCCCCGGCCTGGATCCTGTGGTCATTGATTCCAAGCTGGCCTTTGTCAGTGAGCTGACAGGACGCCCGCTCATTGCGAAATATTGGAGTTCCAAGTTGATGAGCGTCTCATGCGGGTAA
- a CDS encoding HAD hydrolase-like protein, whose amino-acid sequence MPVSVIAFDLDGTLIDSNPVKRQGFDHVFAGFNTGTATVARVLETHRKAFRTVVIRLVLEQLHAASEPGCEPTEERVLELAARYNRFCIDGAVSCPEITGAAQTLQQLSASHKLFINTATAGEAAVEIIERRGWSHLFTGVLGFPPGKLENLQTAAAQTRVQHRDVLMVGDDDHDAEAATAFDCPFIAVQGPTSHFTRPPAMVITRLDELPPLLALL is encoded by the coding sequence ATGCCGGTCTCCGTCATCGCCTTCGACCTGGACGGTACGCTGATCGATTCCAACCCGGTGAAGCGCCAGGGTTTCGACCATGTGTTCGCCGGCTTCAATACGGGCACGGCAACGGTGGCCCGCGTGCTGGAGACACATCGCAAAGCCTTTCGCACTGTCGTCATCCGCCTCGTTTTGGAGCAACTGCACGCTGCGAGCGAGCCCGGCTGCGAACCAACCGAGGAGCGCGTGCTTGAACTTGCCGCCCGCTACAATCGCTTCTGCATCGACGGCGCCGTCTCATGTCCCGAAATCACCGGGGCTGCACAAACGCTCCAACAACTGTCCGCAAGCCACAAGCTCTTCATCAACACCGCCACCGCCGGTGAGGCGGCGGTCGAAATCATCGAGCGCCGTGGCTGGAGTCACCTGTTCACGGGCGTGCTTGGCTTCCCGCCGGGGAAGCTGGAAAACCTGCAGACCGCCGCCGCACAAACAAGAGTGCAGCACCGAGACGTGCTCATGGTGGGAGACGACGACCACGATGCGGAAGCGGCCACCGCATTCGACTGCCCGTTTATCGCCGTCCAAGGGCCGACTTCACACTTTACTCGTCCTCCGGCCATGGTTATAACCCGCCTGGATGAACTGCCGCCCCTTCTAGCTCTTTTATGA